One window from the genome of Musa acuminata AAA Group cultivar baxijiao chromosome BXJ1-4, Cavendish_Baxijiao_AAA, whole genome shotgun sequence encodes:
- the LOC135667364 gene encoding copper chaperone for superoxide dismutase, chloroplastic-like encodes MVAVLKILSVSSLPVAIAALTLSSSSCSYSPFPTKLPISLRSASATRRLPFAALRMDSSATELKPSAVQQDGVLPELMTEFMVDMKCEGCVSAVKDNLLKLDGIKNVDVDLSNQVVRVLGSIPVKDMEDALAQTGRNARLVGQGNPNDFLVSAAVAEFKGPVIYGVVRLAQVSMELARIEASFSGLSPGKHAWSINEFGDLTKGAASTGKIFNPPDHISETPLGDLGTLEALGTGEANFSGSKPMIRVADLIGRSIVIYETEDKLDPGITAAVIARSAGVGENYKKICTCDGVTIWESN; translated from the exons ATGGTCGCTGTTCTCAAAATCTTAAGCGTCTCTTCTCTCCCCGTAGCGATCGCAGCGTTAaccctctcctcttcctcttgttcttACTCTCCCTTCCCGACCAAGCTCCCCATCTCTCTTCGCTCCGCATCGGCGACCCGGAGGCTCCCCTTCGCCGCCCTCCGCATGGATTCCTCGGCCACGGAGCTGAAACCCTCCGCCGTCCAG CAAGATGGGGTTTTGCCGGAGCTTATG ACAGAGTTCATGGTGGATATGAAATGTGAAGGCTGTGTTTCGGCAGTAAAGGATAATCTTCTTAAGCTTGATG GAATTAAAAATGTTGATGTAGATTTGAGCAATCAAGTAGTGAGAGTCCTTGGCTCGATTCCTGTGAAGGACATGGAAGATGCTCTTGCTCAGACTGGCCGTAATGCCCGATTAGTTGGACAAGGCAACCCCAATG ACTTTTTAGTTTCTGCTGCTGTTGCTGAGTTTAAAGGCCCTGTAATATATGGTGTTGTACGCCTGGCCCAAGTGAGTATGGAACTAGCAAGAATTGAGGCCAGCTTTAGTGGTTTATCccctggcaagcatgcatggagcaTAAATGAGTTTGGGGATTTGACCAAGGGAGCAGCAAGCACTGGGAAAATTTTTAATCCACCAGATCATATATCTGAAACG CCCCTTGGCGACCTGGGAACACTAGAAGCTCTAGGGACAGGTGAAGCCAACTTCTCAGGTTCTAAACCAATGATTAGGGTTGCTGATCTCATTGGCCGCTCAATTGTGATTTATGAAACTGAAGACAAATTGGACCCGGGCATCACAGCTGCAGTAATAGCAAGGAGTGCAGGAGTTGGTGAAAATTATAAGAAGATCTGCACTTGCGATGGTGTTACCATATGGGAATCGAACTAA
- the LOC135585482 gene encoding barley B recombinant-like protein D has protein sequence MDEIGHRENGRHKNDQYKTAHAQWMMPHHQLKENQTIKLLMAEREKALQERDIAISEKKAALAERDTAYLQRDAAIAERNNAILERDDAIAALEYARENCMSNNCAPGCSPAPCGTKNMYNYQQQHLQHIQTAPQQLHDAPNNQTRETPRSEAFHNSGGPETLGKLIKTKRSRKKTEVEASSSKKMTKFPRKSKKGGGNDWDKQVTIARAAGAWRGEVGVGEDLNKVSSLKHHEWKSQDLGLNQVTFDDSSMPAPVCSCTGRYQQCYKWGNGGWQSACCTMTLSMYPLPVLPNKRHARVAGRKMSGSAFRKLLSRLAAEGHDLSLPVDLKDHWAKHGTNRYITIK, from the exons ATGGATGAGATTGGTCATAGGGAGAATGGGAGACACAAGAATGATCAATACAAAACAGCTCATGCACAG TGGATGATGCCTCATCATCAGCTGAAGGAGAATCAAACCATAAAGCTCCTCATGGCTGAGCGGGAGAAAGCTCTCCAAGAACGTGACATAGCCATAAGTGAGAAGAAAGCTGCTTTAGCTGAACGAGACACGGCCTACCTCCAGCGTGATGCTGCAATCGCTGAGAGGAATAATGCCATTTTAGAACGTGATGATGCAATTGCTGCCCTTGAATATGCCCGTGAGAATTGCATGAGCAATAACTGTGCACCTGGATGTTCCCCTGCTCCTTGCGGAACAAAAAACATGTACAACTATCAACAGCAACACCTTCAGCATATCCAAACTGCACCGCAGCAACTGCATGATGCTCCCAACAACCAAACACGAGAGACACCAAGAAGTGAGGCCTTTCACAACTCAGGTGGTCCAGAGACTTTAGGGAAGCTCATCAAGACCAAAAGGTCAAGGAAGAAGACTGAAGTTGAAGCCTCTTCATCAAAGAAGATGACAAAGTTCCCTCGCAAGAGTAAGAAGGGTGGGGGTAACGATTGGGACAAGCAAGTCACTATTGCAAGGGCAGCTGGTGCGTGGAGAGGTGAAGTCGGAGTTGGGGAAGATCTAAATAAGGTGTCCTCATTGAAGCATCATGAATGGAAGAGTCAAGACCTGGGTCTGAATCAGGTAACGTTCGATGACTCATCCATGCCAGCGCCTGTCTGTTCGTGCACTGGGAGATACCAACAATGCTACAAGTGGGGGAACGGAGGATGGCAGTCTGCCTGTTGTACCATGACTCTTTCCATGTATCCACTACCGGTTCTGCCCAACAAGCGTCATGCACGTGTCGCAGGGCGCAAGATGAGCGGCAGCGCATTCAGAAAGCTTCTAAGCAGACTAGCAGCAGAAGGCCATGACTTGTCTCTGCCAGTTGACCTTAAGGACCACTGGGCTAAGCATGGGACAAATCGCTACATCACCATCAAGTGA